The following proteins are encoded in a genomic region of Coleofasciculaceae cyanobacterium:
- a CDS encoding pirin family protein has product MTTQTQTLRTVAGIINSVETLEGGGLLVRRPFPKSSFSEFDPFLLLDELGPVNQKPGQAKGAPDHPHRGFETVSYVLDGRLEHKDSVGHAGLLNPGDVQWMTAGAGVVHSEMPEAEFTRTGGRLHGIQLWVNLPQRDKMIAPRYQEIPSTQIPVAHTKDGSVTVRVIAGEALGAKAVIETRTPIIYLHFTLQPEASIVQAIPKEYNAFTYVLNGSGLFGTEQERGEDGQMVIFAPDGEEVAIANPADATQPLDLLLIAGVPLNEPVVRYGPFVMNTEAEILQAIDDYRNGRMGQIHA; this is encoded by the coding sequence ATGACAACTCAAACTCAAACACTCCGAACCGTTGCTGGAATCATTAATAGTGTAGAAACGCTTGAAGGAGGGGGCTTGCTGGTGCGTCGTCCTTTTCCCAAGAGTAGCTTTTCCGAGTTTGACCCCTTTCTCCTCCTCGATGAATTGGGTCCCGTGAACCAGAAGCCCGGTCAAGCAAAGGGCGCACCGGATCATCCCCATCGTGGCTTTGAAACCGTCAGCTACGTCCTGGATGGACGGCTGGAACACAAGGACTCGGTCGGTCATGCCGGACTGCTCAATCCTGGCGATGTGCAGTGGATGACCGCGGGGGCAGGCGTAGTGCATTCCGAAATGCCAGAAGCTGAGTTTACCCGCACGGGTGGGCGACTGCACGGCATTCAACTCTGGGTCAACTTGCCGCAGCGGGACAAGATGATTGCTCCTCGCTATCAGGAAATTCCATCGACGCAAATTCCGGTGGCTCACACCAAAGATGGGTCTGTGACAGTGCGCGTGATTGCGGGAGAAGCGTTGGGGGCGAAAGCGGTGATTGAAACCCGCACCCCGATTATCTACCTGCACTTCACGCTACAACCGGAAGCAAGCATTGTTCAAGCGATACCGAAAGAGTACAACGCCTTTACCTATGTCCTCAATGGATCTGGTTTATTTGGCACTGAGCAGGAACGGGGTGAGGATGGGCAAATGGTAATTTTTGCACCTGATGGTGAGGAAGTGGCGATCGCCAATCCTGCCGATGCCACCCAACCCCTCGATCTACTGCTGATTGCTGGAGTGCCGCTGAATGAACCTGTGGTACGCTATGGTCCCTTTGTGATGAACACTGAAGCCGAAATCTTGCAAGCGATCGACGATTACCGAAATGGAAGGATGGGACAGATTCATGCTTAA
- a CDS encoding thioredoxin domain-containing protein: MNDDRSHSSLLVPPSTQDWMQGVLSAKVVLVMYGDYQDSRSADVYKLIKAIKRELRAVFGEDYLCFIFRHFPQTQIHPHAQRAVQAAEAAAAQGQFWLMNDTLFTHKQRLENGYLVEYANDLGLDIPQFLKDLSKQVHINRINEEIESAIHSGVTTAPALFINHIRYTKRWKMTELMTAIVAASH; encoded by the coding sequence ATGAACGACGATCGCAGCCACAGTTCCTTACTTGTCCCACCTTCAACCCAAGATTGGATGCAAGGTGTGCTGAGTGCCAAGGTCGTGCTAGTGATGTATGGAGACTATCAAGACTCCAGAAGTGCGGACGTTTACAAGCTGATTAAAGCGATCAAACGAGAGCTTAGGGCTGTTTTTGGAGAGGATTATTTATGCTTTATCTTCCGTCATTTTCCGCAAACACAGATCCATCCTCATGCTCAACGAGCCGTCCAAGCTGCCGAAGCCGCCGCTGCCCAAGGACAGTTTTGGTTAATGAATGATACTTTATTTACCCATAAACAAAGGTTAGAGAATGGTTATCTTGTCGAGTATGCCAATGATTTAGGGCTTGATATCCCTCAGTTTCTCAAAGACCTGTCTAAGCAGGTGCATATCAATCGTATCAATGAAGAGATCGAAAGCGCAATACACAGTGGAGTAACGACTGCCCCAGCCCTATTTATCAATCACATTCGATATACCAAACGCTGGAAAATGACAGAGTTGATGACAGCTATTGTTGCTGCAAGTCACTAA
- a CDS encoding NAD(P)H-dependent oxidoreductase yields the protein MNVLIVYAHHEPKSFNGALKDIAVAVLTEVGHQVKVSDLYAMNFKAIADRADFKEMLEPDYLKYGIEQRHAYENDALADDIKAEQEKLRWADLLILQFPIYWFSMPAILKGWVDRVFTAGFAYSKGMSYDTGGLKGKRAMLSFTTGDPFDTYAHNGRHGDIDIVLWPIQNGILRFVGFDVLPPFIAWSAARGGQEIREHHLVDYRDRLLALDRTEPLFFHLVEDYNESWQLRPSIEARTPGQRTMARDECVSLRNAQVLQLGSSLLAE from the coding sequence ATGAATGTGCTAATTGTCTATGCCCATCACGAACCCAAGTCCTTTAATGGCGCACTGAAAGACATCGCTGTTGCGGTTTTGACCGAGGTAGGCCACCAAGTAAAAGTGTCGGATTTGTATGCCATGAATTTCAAAGCCATTGCCGACCGGGCTGACTTTAAGGAGATGCTAGAGCCCGACTATTTGAAGTACGGGATTGAGCAGCGACATGCTTACGAAAACGATGCGCTAGCTGACGATATCAAGGCTGAACAAGAAAAGCTGCGTTGGGCAGACTTGCTAATCCTCCAATTTCCAATTTATTGGTTCTCGATGCCCGCCATTCTCAAGGGCTGGGTGGACCGGGTGTTCACGGCGGGCTTTGCCTACAGCAAAGGTATGTCTTACGACACTGGCGGATTGAAAGGCAAGCGAGCAATGCTTTCGTTCACTACTGGCGATCCGTTCGATACCTATGCCCACAACGGTCGTCATGGTGATATAGACATAGTGCTCTGGCCAATTCAGAACGGTATTCTCCGCTTTGTCGGCTTCGATGTTCTACCTCCATTTATTGCTTGGTCTGCTGCCAGAGGGGGTCAAGAGATTCGTGAGCACCACTTGGTTGACTATCGTGACAGACTTCTTGCCCTAGACAGGACGGAGCCGCTATTTTTTCATTTAGTAGAGGATTACAACGAGTCGTGGCAGCTTCGACCAAGCATTGAAGCACGTACACCGGGGCAGAGAACGATGGCCCGAGATGAGTGTGTAAGCTTACGGAATGCTCAAGTCTTGCAACTAGGAAGTTCGCTTCTTGCAGAATAG
- a CDS encoding SDR family oxidoreductase — protein MQNSNIRATLIAFGAAGATVVFSGRRDAEGEKTAKLIREIGAECLYVHSDASNEEDIKALVQKTVATYGRLDYAFNNAGIDGFFKPLHEQSIEDFDNLMAVNVRGLFLCMKYEIEQMLSQGSGVIVNNSSTSGLVAFPETSPYVASKHAVMGLTRSAALDYAKQGIRVNAVNPGGTTTEMLDRAFRQLGITADDLDSLVPMGRIGQATEIAQAVVFLCSDAASYITGQPLAIDGGYTVS, from the coding sequence TTGCAGAATAGCAATATCCGCGCAACTCTGATCGCATTTGGTGCTGCGGGTGCAACAGTGGTGTTCTCCGGTAGACGCGACGCAGAAGGAGAAAAAACTGCCAAATTAATCCGTGAGATAGGCGCTGAATGTTTATATGTCCATTCAGATGCCTCGAATGAGGAAGACATCAAAGCGTTAGTGCAAAAGACAGTTGCAACCTACGGGCGGCTCGACTATGCCTTCAATAATGCAGGCATTGACGGTTTTTTTAAGCCTCTGCATGAACAATCAATTGAAGACTTTGACAACCTGATGGCAGTCAATGTTCGGGGACTGTTTTTGTGCATGAAGTACGAGATTGAGCAAATGTTGTCTCAAGGATCTGGTGTGATCGTGAACAATTCGTCAACGAGTGGTCTCGTTGCATTTCCGGAGACTTCTCCTTACGTTGCCAGCAAACATGCAGTAATGGGGCTGACGCGATCGGCGGCGCTGGACTATGCCAAGCAAGGCATCCGGGTTAATGCGGTGAATCCTGGAGGCACTACGACTGAAATGCTCGATCGCGCCTTTAGGCAACTGGGTATCACAGCGGATGATTTAGACTCTTTGGTTCCAATGGGTCGGATCGGTCAGGCAACGGAAATTGCTCAAGCAGTTGTGTTTCTCTGCTCTGATGCTGCGAGCTACATCACTGGGCAACCCTTAGCGATCGATGGCGGATATACAGTGAGTTGA
- a CDS encoding SDR family oxidoreductase, with the protein MTFQDKVALVTGGTSGIGRATAVAFGEAGAKVVLSGRRKAEGEETAALIRDTGAECLFVRSDVSDEAEVQALVDKAIATYGRLDCAFNNAGIEPPLKPLHKQSIEDFDKLMSINVRGLFLCMRYEIQQMLNQGSGVIINNSSMGGLIAFPGISPYIASKHAVMGLTRSAALDYAKQGIRINAVNPGLIATAMMVRLSSGSTDDVGSTVPMGRMGQAAEIAQAVVFLCSDAASYITGQPLVIDGGYTVS; encoded by the coding sequence ATGACATTTCAGGATAAAGTGGCGTTAGTCACTGGCGGAACTTCAGGAATTGGTCGTGCAACTGCAGTTGCGTTCGGGGAAGCTGGTGCAAAAGTGGTGCTCTCCGGGAGACGGAAGGCAGAAGGTGAAGAAACTGCTGCACTGATTCGCGATACCGGAGCAGAGTGCCTCTTTGTGCGATCGGACGTATCCGATGAAGCAGAAGTTCAAGCTTTAGTCGATAAAGCGATCGCCACCTACGGCAGACTCGATTGTGCCTTTAACAATGCTGGGATTGAGCCTCCTCTCAAACCACTGCACAAACAATCGATTGAGGATTTTGACAAACTGATGTCGATTAATGTGCGGGGGCTGTTCTTGTGTATGAGATACGAGATTCAACAGATGCTCAACCAAGGATCAGGTGTGATTATCAATAATTCGTCAATGGGTGGGTTAATTGCTTTTCCAGGAATATCTCCCTATATTGCCAGCAAACACGCGGTAATGGGGCTGACACGCTCTGCTGCACTCGATTATGCCAAACAAGGTATTCGGATTAATGCTGTCAATCCTGGACTGATTGCTACTGCAATGATGGTTCGCCTGAGTAGTGGCTCGACTGATGATGTAGGGTCTACGGTTCCAATGGGTCGTATGGGTCAGGCAGCAGAAATTGCTCAAGCGGTTGTTTTTCTGTGTTCTGATGCTGCCAGCTACATCACGGGACAACCTTTGGTAATCGATGGCGGATATACAGTGAGTTGA
- a CDS encoding SDR family oxidoreductase yields the protein MTFQDKVALVTGGTSGIGRATAIAYAQQQAKVVVVGRRVDEGEETVRLIKEAGGEAIFVQADVTKEADVKATVDKAVGVFGRLDIAFNNAGTVGENPSLIEQTEAEYDRMMNVNVKGIWLSMKYEIAQMLKQGSGSIVNTASANGVIALPGVPLYTASKHAVVGLTKAAALQYAKVGIRINVVAPAAIETDMFEAATGGQDEAKAYITGLHPIGRIGTPLEVANAVLFLSSDLASFTTGTTLMVDGGLVTQ from the coding sequence ATGACATTTCAGGATAAAGTGGCGTTAGTCACTGGTGGCACATCGGGAATTGGCAGAGCAACAGCGATCGCTTATGCCCAACAACAAGCAAAGGTGGTGGTGGTTGGCCGTCGAGTTGATGAGGGTGAAGAAACTGTTCGATTGATTAAGGAAGCTGGCGGAGAGGCGATTTTTGTGCAAGCAGATGTCACGAAAGAAGCCGATGTTAAAGCAACGGTTGATAAAGCGGTTGGCGTTTTTGGTCGGTTAGATATTGCCTTTAATAATGCAGGAACTGTCGGCGAAAATCCCTCATTGATTGAGCAAACAGAAGCAGAATACGATCGCATGATGAACGTCAATGTCAAAGGCATTTGGTTGTCGATGAAGTATGAAATCGCTCAGATGTTGAAACAGGGAAGTGGTTCGATCGTCAATACGGCATCTGCGAATGGAGTCATTGCACTTCCTGGCGTACCCCTCTACACCGCGAGTAAACATGCGGTAGTCGGCTTAACAAAAGCTGCTGCCCTTCAATATGCCAAAGTGGGGATTCGCATCAATGTCGTTGCACCAGCGGCAATCGAAACAGATATGTTTGAAGCAGCTACAGGTGGGCAGGATGAAGCCAAAGCTTACATAACAGGACTTCACCCGATCGGACGAATTGGAACACCGCTTGAAGTTGCAAATGCAGTCCTGTTTTTATCATCTGACCTGGCATCGTTCACAACAGGTACAACATTGATGGTAGATGGTGGGCTTGTAACGCAGTAG